The genomic interval TGTTTGTTTCATCAATTCTTCTACTCTGGTCCACAAGATGAGCATTCATATCATCCTGCCGTTTATTTATAAGTGTTAGAGCAGTCTTAATCTGTTCATCCTCTGACTTAATGATCTGCAGTTCAGGAAGTATAAGTTCTTGTATAACCTTTTTTATTGTCTCTCCTATATCCATTCTTTCCCTCCTCAATATCTCTATCGCTCAGCATCAGCGGCGGCGCGCGGCGGCGTCCGCTGCATGCTGTTGTTAGCCCTTTTCTATTCCAAGTATTTTTGCGACAAACTGAGTTCGTGCATAGAAAGCCCTGCTTGTGCTTCCGTGACCTGCGCCCTTGGTTCTCGGCTGCACCAATACACCCATCGCACCAGTAAGGCAATCAAAGCCACATGTTAAAATGCAGTTCCTCGTTTCTTCGTAGTCTCTTCTTACCTGTTCATATATGGCTCTGTCATTGAGATCGAAAGCGGCAACTCGAACCAACAAGGATCGGTCTTCATTTTGCGACTCATATAGACGAGCACACACAACTGCTTTCTTGAGCTTGGCTAGCAAGTGGCTTTGCTCAAAAGGAGTATTGGCCACATTGTAAGGGTCTATCATAGTGATGGCCATTGTCTCCTTAACAGCGATAGCTCCGTTCGTCAGTCGCTTTAGTGGAACAATCTTAAGTTCCCAAGAGCCAAAGTTAGGCGATTGGGCTGAATTTATTGGGAGGCCCAAATATCGTTCAAGAACATGTCCTGCCCATCCCTTGTTCTTTCTGTCTTCTTTCCAAACAGTGACATCATATTGCCTTGCAAGTGAAACCATGTCCTTGCCTTCCAACGCTTTCAATTTCCTGATTGCATCTTCTCTTTCCACAATAATTCGCCTTTTATCTTGAAAACTCAAAGGTTGATTGTCGGCTACCTATTGCATGCTTCAATCGTGCGATAGACAGATCAATAAATTCGGACTCTATTTCCGTCCCAACGAACTTTCGGTGGGTATTTATTGCGGCGACACCAGTAGTGGAACTGCCTGAAAAAGGATCGAATATCAAATCTCCTTCATTTGTTGACGCAAGGACGATCCTTTCCAATAGAGAGACTGGTTTTTGCGTAGGATGTTTACCAAACTCCTTCTCTTCCCCGTTAGGCGCAGCGAAAGACCATACAGATTTCATCTGCTTGCCTCTATTCATCTTGCGCATATCGTCATAGTTAAACAGATGTTTTGATTTTTCCGTCTTGGCCGCCCAAATGATTGTTTCAGTTGAATGTGTAAAATAGCGGCACGAAAGGTTTGGCGGCGGATTTGGCTTCTCCCAAGTAATGTCATTCAGAATTTTCATCCCCAGCTGTTGCATTGCATAACCGACAGAGTGTATTATATGGTGTGTTCCAGAAACCCAGATTGTTCCGTTTGGTTTTAGGACATTCTGACACCTTGAAAGCCAAGCAAGGTTGAATTCATGATTCATCTCCGGCCCATTCGATTTATCCCACTGCCCCTTGTCGACCTTAACCATCTTCCCCGCATGACAGGTAATGCCGCCATTCGATAGAAAGTATGGCGGGTCGGCAAATATCATATCAAACTTACCTGCCGGATATTTGGCGACGAGTATATCCATAAACTCAATGCAATTGGCGTGATAAAGCCAAACGCCAAATTCATCATTTCGAAAAACGCACTGGTTAGGAGAATATTCGGAACTCTCTATTACCATCAAAGGAAACTTTGGAATATCTTCTGATGTTTTGTATTTCACCGGCTTTACTCCTGTTGAGCTATCAGCTTTTGCAGAAGAACCTTTATGCCTTCCCATGACATGTCCCTTCCTTGACCAGTTGGGTAGTTTACATCTTCCTGTCCCCAAATCCATTTATAGGCTTTCAATAAAACTT from bacterium carries:
- a CDS encoding MvaI/BcnI family restriction endonuclease — encoded protein: MEREDAIRKLKALEGKDMVSLARQYDVTVWKEDRKNKGWAGHVLERYLGLPINSAQSPNFGSWELKIVPLKRLTNGAIAVKETMAITMIDPYNVANTPFEQSHLLAKLKKAVVCARLYESQNEDRSLLVRVAAFDLNDRAIYEQVRRDYEETRNCILTCGFDCLTGAMGVLVQPRTKGAGHGSTSRAFYARTQFVAKILGIEKG
- a CDS encoding site-specific DNA-methyltransferase: MGRHKGSSAKADSSTGVKPVKYKTSEDIPKFPLMVIESSEYSPNQCVFRNDEFGVWLYHANCIEFMDILVAKYPAGKFDMIFADPPYFLSNGGITCHAGKMVKVDKGQWDKSNGPEMNHEFNLAWLSRCQNVLKPNGTIWVSGTHHIIHSVGYAMQQLGMKILNDITWEKPNPPPNLSCRYFTHSTETIIWAAKTEKSKHLFNYDDMRKMNRGKQMKSVWSFAAPNGEEKEFGKHPTQKPVSLLERIVLASTNEGDLIFDPFSGSSTTGVAAINTHRKFVGTEIESEFIDLSIARLKHAIGSRQSTFEFSR